From the genome of Bacteroidales bacterium, one region includes:
- a CDS encoding putative porin — translation MLLANSSGFIFGQEKDSVSISQLPVMVPLEDTIRIIPEDSLSFSSDSIGNALHQSVNDTIVSLKDSVPKIVIIGLADPLDTLSNRIYAFNVLDKNSFARIQVDIDTTLSRFEINNPVMKKYYIGPSLGNTGLSYYPIGFEARKRPSDFLFTDHLSVYMHNPEETVYYHTQTPYTNVCYSSAGSKAENESILSIVHTQNVNKRWNVGLNYDILASVGQYPNQNSSDNAFSLFSAFRGSQYSMYANFNWNNIRMRENGGIANFEQHHNEPRLRPQNYTVRSLSGKTIFLNRSLYVQHAYSFKKLDLFNKGVPTDSINVSRFTLNHTFKYEWNKREFTDTDIYLGTTPNFGTKATHDSLYFRRIFNHFELMLKEQSRSKFTAGFSVGLLNEMDRYNNNIIPDSTIISREGGSSSGNVWGGETLPVTWSDTSVVYRGTKKYFNTALTGRFFNHTGRYLNWDFSGRLYFTGYKIGDFNIDGNVQLHYYTKKGKNTLLLGGNIENAKPSYFLNKYASNWLVWDNDFKSSQEIRLRGEFIIPHRKFKAGVYVSQLNNHVFINSDAVPEQYSDLIVTGTAFIEKDIKWWKFGFLFRLYGQYSSHENVIPLPAFAGYQSTYFEAWLVRDVLKVQLGWDINYHTKYYAYAYMPSSGMFYLQEEQKIGNYPFFDVFLNFQIKKARLFVKTEGLSAMLEPLGRDYFMVYRYPLNTLRVKFGVSWAFYD, via the coding sequence ATGCTTTTAGCAAATTCTTCTGGTTTCATTTTCGGACAGGAAAAGGATTCTGTGTCTATTTCCCAATTGCCTGTAATGGTGCCGCTGGAAGATACTATTCGGATCATACCTGAGGATTCATTATCGTTTTCCTCCGATTCTATCGGCAATGCCTTACATCAATCGGTGAATGATACCATTGTTTCTTTAAAGGATTCTGTTCCTAAAATTGTCATTATTGGACTGGCAGATCCTTTGGATACTTTATCTAACAGGATATATGCATTTAACGTATTGGATAAAAATTCATTTGCGCGGATACAGGTTGATATAGATACTACCCTTTCCCGTTTTGAGATCAACAATCCGGTGATGAAAAAGTATTATATCGGTCCCTCTTTGGGAAATACCGGACTTTCTTACTACCCGATCGGATTTGAAGCACGAAAGCGTCCTTCGGATTTTCTTTTTACGGATCATTTGTCCGTTTACATGCATAATCCCGAAGAAACGGTATATTATCATACCCAGACCCCATATACGAATGTTTGTTATTCTTCGGCAGGATCAAAGGCTGAAAACGAATCCATTTTGAGTATTGTCCATACGCAGAATGTTAATAAGAGATGGAATGTCGGGTTGAATTATGATATTCTGGCTTCTGTCGGGCAATATCCAAACCAGAACTCATCTGATAATGCATTTTCCTTATTTTCGGCATTTCGGGGCAGCCAGTATTCCATGTATGCTAATTTTAACTGGAACAACATCCGTATGAGGGAAAATGGTGGAATTGCCAATTTCGAACAACATCATAATGAACCGCGGCTGCGTCCGCAAAATTATACCGTTCGTTCCCTTTCGGGAAAAACCATTTTCCTTAACAGGAGTTTGTATGTGCAGCATGCTTATTCTTTTAAGAAACTGGATCTTTTTAACAAAGGTGTTCCGACCGACTCTATCAATGTATCGCGTTTTACATTGAACCATACCTTCAAATACGAATGGAATAAACGGGAATTCACCGATACGGATATATATCTTGGAACGACACCTAATTTCGGTACGAAAGCGACCCATGATTCACTATATTTCAGACGTATTTTCAATCATTTTGAGTTAATGCTCAAAGAACAGTCACGTAGCAAATTTACGGCAGGTTTTAGTGTCGGTCTCCTGAATGAAATGGATCGTTACAACAATAATATCATTCCGGATTCTACGATTATATCAAGGGAAGGAGGATCTTCTTCGGGTAATGTATGGGGTGGCGAAACACTGCCGGTAACATGGAGCGATACCAGTGTGGTATACCGGGGAACGAAAAAATATTTCAATACCGCACTTACCGGACGTTTTTTCAATCATACCGGACGTTATCTTAACTGGGATTTTAGCGGACGACTTTATTTTACAGGATATAAAATCGGTGATTTCAATATTGACGGAAATGTACAATTGCATTATTATACCAAAAAGGGAAAAAATACACTCTTGTTAGGAGGAAATATTGAAAATGCAAAGCCGAGTTATTTTTTAAATAAATATGCATCCAACTGGTTGGTTTGGGACAATGATTTCAAATCATCCCAGGAAATCAGGTTGAGGGGTGAGTTTATAATACCCCATCGTAAATTTAAAGCCGGGGTTTATGTCTCACAATTGAATAATCATGTTTTTATCAATTCGGATGCTGTACCTGAACAATATTCGGATTTGATTGTTACAGGAACAGCGTTCATTGAAAAAGATATTAAATGGTGGAAATTCGGTTTTTTGTTCAGGCTTTACGGACAGTATAGTTCTCACGAAAATGTCATTCCGTTGCCGGCTTTTGCCGGATACCAATCTACTTATTTTGAAGCATGGTTGGTACGGGATGTGTTAAAAGTACAATTGGGATGGGATATAAATTACCATACCAAATATTATGCATATGCCTATATGCCTTCTTCGGGAATGTTTTACCTGCAGGAAGAACAAAAAATAGGAAACTATCCGTTTTTTGACGTTTTTTTAAATTTCCAGATAAAAAAAGCCCGTCTGTTTGTTAAAACGGAAGGACTTAGTGCTATGCTGGAACCTTTAGGAAGAGATTATTTTATGGTGTACCGCTATCCCCTGAATACACTCAGGGTGAAATTCGGCGTTTCGTGGGCTTTCTATGATTGA
- a CDS encoding DEAD/DEAH box helicase, which translates to MITFEDLDISPLITKALYELGFEYPMPVQEKVIPLLLKNETDIVALAQTGTGKTAAFGIPVIQGIDPDKNYPQALILAPTRELCVQIADDLQDYSKYIDDVRILAVYGGSSIEMQINALKKGVHIIVATPGRLCDLIQRKKVILKHVKKVILDEADEMLHMGFIDSINEILAQVPKERNTLLFSATMPKEVAGIAKDYMTDPEEITIGKKNSGAEHVKHICYTVHARDKYQTLKRIADYHPNIYGIVFCRTRKETQDIADSLIQDGYNADALHGDLSQSQRDYVMQKFRNKNLQLLVATDVAARGLDVDNLTHVINYNLPDDPEVYTHRSGRTGRAGKPGVSIAIVNLKEKHLIRRIEKMINKSFEMAEVPTGREICEKQLFHLIDKVEKVEVDHAQIESYLPAIYRKLEWFDKQDLIQRFVSLEFNRFLSYYRDAADIISESEFKGKKQERSKRLADTDYTRLYINLGRKDRIAPPSLIEMVNEVVPGAYVPIGRIDIYDTYSYFEVATPYAAQIMNELKQMAYRNRPLNLNYASEDNKSAHKKKPGNKNEKTWNNDKRKDSKRKNPKNENQTSHRRR; encoded by the coding sequence ATGATTACATTTGAAGATCTAGACATCTCACCGCTTATCACCAAAGCTTTATATGAATTGGGATTTGAATACCCAATGCCCGTACAGGAAAAAGTGATTCCCCTGCTATTAAAAAATGAAACGGATATAGTTGCCCTGGCGCAAACCGGAACAGGAAAAACAGCTGCTTTCGGTATTCCGGTAATTCAGGGAATTGACCCTGACAAAAATTATCCACAGGCCCTGATCCTGGCTCCGACACGGGAATTATGCGTTCAGATTGCTGATGACCTGCAGGATTATTCCAAATATATCGACGACGTTCGTATCCTTGCTGTATATGGCGGTTCAAGTATTGAAATGCAAATCAATGCCCTGAAAAAGGGTGTCCATATCATCGTAGCTACTCCGGGACGTTTATGCGACCTGATCCAGCGTAAAAAAGTGATCCTGAAGCATGTGAAAAAGGTGATCCTGGATGAGGCGGACGAGATGCTTCATATGGGATTTATAGACAGCATTAATGAGATACTGGCCCAGGTGCCCAAAGAAAGGAATACCCTGTTGTTTTCAGCTACCATGCCTAAAGAAGTAGCAGGAATCGCAAAGGACTATATGACCGATCCGGAAGAAATCACCATCGGTAAGAAGAATTCCGGGGCTGAACATGTTAAACATATCTGTTATACGGTACATGCCCGTGACAAATATCAGACCCTGAAGCGTATCGCCGATTATCATCCGAATATATATGGTATCGTATTTTGCCGCACCCGAAAAGAAACGCAGGATATTGCCGACAGCCTGATTCAGGACGGCTACAATGCAGATGCCCTGCATGGGGATCTCTCGCAATCACAACGTGACTATGTGATGCAAAAATTCCGTAATAAGAACCTGCAATTGCTGGTAGCCACCGATGTCGCCGCCCGCGGACTGGATGTCGATAACCTGACGCATGTGATCAATTACAATCTTCCTGATGATCCCGAGGTATATACACATCGTAGCGGACGAACCGGAAGAGCAGGAAAACCTGGAGTTTCAATAGCCATTGTAAATTTAAAGGAAAAGCACCTGATACGCCGGATCGAAAAAATGATCAACAAGTCTTTTGAAATGGCTGAAGTTCCTACAGGACGGGAAATCTGTGAAAAACAACTGTTCCACCTGATTGATAAAGTGGAAAAAGTTGAGGTAGATCATGCCCAAATAGAATCCTATCTGCCTGCCATTTATCGGAAATTAGAATGGTTTGACAAACAGGATCTTATTCAGAGATTTGTTTCTCTTGAATTCAATCGTTTCCTCAGTTATTACCGTGATGCTGCCGATATTATCAGTGAGTCGGAGTTCAAAGGAAAAAAACAGGAACGATCCAAAAGATTGGCAGATACGGATTATACCCGCTTATACATCAATCTGGGACGAAAAGACAGGATTGCCCCACCTAGCCTGATCGAAATGGTAAATGAGGTGGTACCCGGCGCTTATGTCCCGATCGGGAGAATCGATATTTATGATACCTATTCTTATTTTGAAGTAGCCACACCATATGCTGCACAAATAATGAACGAATTGAAACAGATGGCTTATCGTAACCGTCCGCTCAATCTGAATTATGCTTCTGAAGATAACAAAAGTGCACATAAGAAAAAGCCGGGGAACAAAAATGAGAAAACATGGAACAACGATAAAAGAAAAGACAGTAAGCGCAAAAACCCTAAAAATGAAAATCAGACAAGCCATCGCAGAAGATAA
- a CDS encoding GNAT family N-acetyltransferase has product MKIRQAIAEDNGLIHDLAVPAWEVAYADILTKEQFAYMIEKMYSDEALKQQMKDGHTFFIVSLDDGKPIGFVSINPKSESLYILEKLYVLPEAHGSGAGRFLVEHVEKHICELHPGKKITLELNVNRNNKAVNFYQHIGYHADRKVDEYIGNGFYKNDYIMQKILG; this is encoded by the coding sequence ATGAAAATCAGACAAGCCATCGCAGAAGATAACGGACTGATACATGATCTGGCTGTACCCGCATGGGAAGTAGCATATGCTGACATTCTAACTAAAGAGCAGTTTGCATACATGATAGAAAAAATGTATTCAGATGAGGCGTTGAAGCAGCAAATGAAAGACGGGCATACTTTTTTCATCGTTTCACTTGATGACGGAAAACCGATTGGCTTCGTATCCATTAATCCCAAGTCTGAGAGCCTGTATATCCTGGAAAAATTATATGTCTTACCGGAAGCGCACGGATCCGGAGCCGGGCGTTTTCTTGTGGAACACGTCGAAAAGCATATTTGCGAACTTCATCCCGGAAAAAAAATCACCCTTGAACTGAATGTAAACCGCAATAACAAAGCGGTAAATTTTTACCAGCATATTGGCTATCATGCGGATCGTAAAGTTGATGAATATATCGGCAATGGGTTTTACAAGAATGATTACATCATGCAGAAAATCTTAGGGTAA
- a CDS encoding outer membrane beta-barrel protein, with product MNKLINLFYPALFILICSFAQPLFAQNNTYTIAGFVIDSVALQALDATNVMIVKEKDSIFVSGGMSDASGKFELKNIPSGRYQLVVSYLGYKTLFRPLNLSGSSRNINLGRIYIHKQDLELEEVVVAAKFNPIIVKRDTIEFNTSAYKTQESDVVEDLLKKLPGVEVESDGSVTAGGQQITKVYVEGKQFFGDDPKVAMKNLPANIIDKVQVVDRKSDQAQFTGIEDDNTEKVINLTLRPGNRNGLFGRASVGYGTDDRYNGNGMISYFQGETQLAALLSTNNTNNIGFTDFMGDAMSSTGGGGRRSGGGGGNRGGGGGGNRGGGGGNYNLGGFSISSGGGGINTTTSGGANINYRFGEKLKLGGNYFFNVVDSKMDQQSIRENILPDSVFYYTQNQSQNRNSQNHRINLELDYTINDNNSILFRPNLNIGKGESDGIYNYLTETRAGMMLNEGNTLSGSSNNSLSTSGSLLWRHKFNKAGRTLSVNLSYGVSDNQSDGTNFQDNITWNSQNNLFETDTVDQTYTNNNNGYNYGIRASYTEPFGNNRFLEFSYSYNKNNTISERRTYDFNELTNNYDLLDSAYSSKYENTYVNQQFDIRFNTRREKYSYTLGVGLQPSSLTSITWPDRDRLTQDVVNFSPSANLTYGNSRQNQLRFDYRGSTQQPTIQQLQPVADNTNPLYEREGNPDLKPSFRHNLSVTYNNFNASNLRTFLTSLSFNTTNNSIVNFTRYDGTGKQFTKPVNVNGVYNLNARIMVNMPIPNTKLSMSNTLSGNYGNSVNYSSIDSTESVKNYTKNTGLSETFRMTFRNDWLELMGTYRLGYNQARYSLENKATTNYYNHTLSGDLLINLPWSFILSSNVNYNFYRGYDDDFNRDMTMWNADISKLIFKNKRGTLKLSVYDILKQNKNYRRTTTDNYIEDTHTNTIGRFVMFSFSYRFTSFGGNINQSGRSRDGMPGGEGMPRRFEGEGGGGFRPGGGPPN from the coding sequence ATGAATAAACTGATCAACCTGTTTTACCCGGCCTTGTTCATATTGATTTGCTCGTTCGCACAACCTTTATTTGCTCAGAATAATACCTATACTATTGCGGGATTTGTGATTGACAGTGTTGCCTTACAAGCACTGGATGCGACTAATGTCATGATTGTTAAAGAAAAAGATTCGATATTTGTATCCGGAGGAATGAGCGATGCTTCGGGAAAGTTCGAATTGAAAAATATTCCTTCCGGGCGATATCAATTAGTGGTCAGCTATTTGGGGTATAAGACATTGTTCCGTCCGTTAAATTTATCGGGAAGTTCCCGGAACATCAACCTGGGAAGAATATATATCCATAAACAGGATCTGGAACTTGAAGAGGTAGTGGTAGCTGCTAAATTTAATCCTATTATTGTAAAAAGGGACACCATCGAATTCAATACATCTGCTTATAAAACACAGGAAAGTGACGTTGTGGAAGATCTATTGAAAAAACTACCTGGTGTGGAAGTTGAATCTGATGGCTCCGTTACCGCTGGTGGACAGCAAATTACCAAAGTATATGTAGAAGGGAAACAATTTTTTGGCGATGACCCTAAAGTCGCTATGAAAAACTTACCTGCCAATATCATTGACAAAGTACAGGTAGTAGATAGAAAATCCGATCAGGCGCAGTTTACCGGAATAGAAGATGATAATACTGAAAAAGTGATCAACCTTACCCTGCGTCCGGGTAACCGTAACGGACTTTTTGGAAGGGCTTCCGTTGGGTATGGTACTGATGACCGGTACAATGGAAATGGCATGATCAGTTATTTCCAGGGGGAGACACAACTGGCTGCCCTATTGTCTACTAACAATACCAATAATATCGGATTTACAGATTTTATGGGGGATGCAATGAGCAGTACGGGTGGCGGTGGCCGTAGATCGGGTGGTGGTGGCGGAAACCGTGGCGGTGGCGGCGGTGGAAATCGTGGCGGCGGCGGTGGAAACTACAATTTAGGAGGGTTCAGCATCAGCTCGGGAGGTGGAGGAATTAATACTACGACATCCGGAGGTGCCAATATTAATTACCGGTTCGGAGAAAAATTGAAGCTTGGCGGTAATTATTTTTTCAATGTTGTAGACAGCAAAATGGATCAGCAAAGTATCCGTGAAAATATCCTTCCTGACAGTGTTTTCTATTACACGCAAAACCAGTCGCAAAACAGGAATTCCCAAAACCACCGGATCAACCTGGAACTGGATTATACCATCAATGATAACAATTCCATATTGTTCCGGCCAAACCTGAATATAGGAAAAGGAGAAAGCGATGGTATATATAATTATCTGACGGAGACGCGTGCCGGCATGATGTTGAATGAGGGTAATACACTTTCCGGTTCGAGCAACAATTCCTTATCGACCTCCGGGAGCTTGTTGTGGCGGCATAAGTTCAACAAAGCAGGTCGTACATTGTCGGTAAATCTTTCGTATGGGGTTTCTGACAATCAATCCGACGGGACCAATTTCCAGGACAATATTACATGGAATAGCCAAAATAACCTGTTTGAAACAGATACGGTAGACCAGACATATACCAATAATAATAACGGTTATAACTACGGAATACGCGCGTCTTATACTGAACCTTTCGGAAACAACCGGTTTCTGGAATTTTCTTATTCCTACAATAAAAATAATACCATATCAGAAAGACGTACTTATGATTTTAATGAACTGACCAATAATTACGATCTGTTGGATTCTGCCTATTCCAGTAAATATGAAAATACTTATGTAAATCAGCAGTTTGATATCCGGTTCAACACTAGGCGTGAAAAATATAGTTATACACTGGGCGTTGGCTTGCAGCCGTCGTCATTGACCAGTATTACCTGGCCTGACAGGGACCGGCTGACGCAAGATGTGGTGAATTTTTCTCCTTCGGCGAATCTGACCTATGGAAATTCACGCCAGAACCAACTCAGGTTCGATTACCGCGGGTCAACACAACAACCAACCATACAACAGTTGCAACCGGTTGCCGACAATACCAATCCATTGTATGAACGGGAAGGAAACCCGGATCTGAAACCGTCCTTCCGTCACAACCTGAGCGTGACATATAATAACTTCAACGCATCGAACCTACGGACTTTCCTGACTTCACTATCATTCAATACCACCAACAACAGCATTGTAAATTTTACCAGATATGATGGAACAGGTAAACAATTCACCAAACCGGTCAATGTCAATGGGGTATATAACCTTAATGCAAGGATTATGGTAAATATGCCCATACCCAATACCAAATTATCCATGAGCAATACCTTATCGGGAAATTATGGAAACAGCGTCAATTATTCCAGCATAGATAGTACGGAAAGTGTAAAGAATTATACAAAGAATACAGGGCTTAGCGAAACATTCCGGATGACCTTCCGTAATGACTGGCTGGAACTGATGGGGACTTATCGGCTGGGGTATAATCAGGCCCGTTATTCGCTTGAAAACAAAGCCACCACGAATTATTATAATCATACCTTATCCGGAGATTTGTTGATCAATCTTCCCTGGAGTTTTATACTTTCCAGCAATGTAAATTATAACTTTTACAGAGGCTATGATGATGATTTCAACCGTGATATGACTATGTGGAATGCGGATATATCCAAACTGATATTCAAGAATAAGAGAGGAACCCTGAAATTGAGCGTATATGATATTTTAAAGCAAAATAAGAATTACAGGCGTACCACCACCGATAATTATATAGAAGATACGCATACCAACACGATAGGTCGTTTTGTGATGTTCAGCTTTTCGTATAGGTTCACTTCATTTGGCGGGAATATTAATCAATCCGGCAGATCCCGGGACGGGATGCCCGGAGGAGAGGGGATGCCCCGTCGGTTTGAAGGAGAAGGTGGCGGAGGGTTCAGGCCGGGTGGCGGTCCTCCAAATTAA
- a CDS encoding asparaginase encodes MIDNNASVLLIYTGGTIGMMENEETGCLESFDFEHLKNNLPEFGKLRFKIDSTQFDPPIDSSDMNLKCWQKIVRIIQENYNHYDGFVILHGTDTMAYTASALSFMLENIDKPVILTGSQLPIGKVRTDGKENLITALEIAVDKDHNGHPFVPEVCIFFQNDLMRGNRTKKINAENFSAFKSFNYPVLAKAGVHIKYEHHLIIHPRIRRLPKFHYLLDPNVVILKIFPNMSPDMVDAILHIPDLKGVVLETYGTGNAPNQKWFLDSIKNAIDRGVVVVNITQCISGTVEMGRYQSGSILWNIGVVSGYNSTTEAAVTKLMFLLGHGMSAEEVKNHMRCSLVGEIDTH; translated from the coding sequence ATGATCGATAATAACGCTTCTGTTCTTTTGATTTATACCGGAGGTACTATAGGTATGATGGAGAATGAAGAAACCGGATGTCTGGAATCTTTTGATTTTGAACATCTGAAAAATAATTTACCGGAATTCGGAAAGCTGAGATTTAAAATCGACAGTACCCAGTTCGATCCGCCTATTGACTCATCGGATATGAACCTGAAATGTTGGCAGAAGATCGTCCGGATCATACAGGAGAATTACAATCATTATGATGGATTCGTTATCTTACATGGGACGGATACGATGGCTTATACCGCATCTGCACTTAGCTTTATGTTGGAAAACATCGACAAACCGGTCATCCTTACTGGCTCCCAGTTACCTATCGGGAAAGTGCGTACCGATGGTAAGGAAAATCTGATCACGGCATTGGAAATAGCCGTAGATAAAGATCATAACGGACATCCCTTTGTCCCTGAAGTCTGTATCTTTTTCCAGAATGACCTGATGCGGGGAAACCGGACAAAAAAAATCAATGCCGAGAATTTCAGTGCATTCAAATCATTCAATTATCCTGTCTTGGCAAAAGCAGGGGTTCATATCAAATACGAACATCACCTGATCATACATCCCCGTATAAGAAGACTACCCAAGTTCCATTATTTGCTCGATCCCAATGTGGTCATATTGAAGATATTTCCGAATATGTCACCCGACATGGTGGATGCTATTTTGCATATTCCTGACTTAAAGGGGGTTGTACTGGAAACTTACGGAACCGGAAATGCCCCTAATCAGAAATGGTTCCTCGACTCGATAAAAAATGCTATTGACAGAGGAGTGGTAGTAGTGAATATTACCCAGTGTATATCCGGAACGGTCGAAATGGGACGTTACCAATCCGGATCAATTTTATGGAATATTGGTGTGGTAAGCGGATACAACAGTACCACCGAAGCTGCGGTTACAAAACTTATGTTTCTTTTGGGACATGGGATGTCCGCCGAAGAAGTAAAAAACCATATGCGGTGTTCCCTGGTAGGAGAAATAGATACCCATTAA
- a CDS encoding metallophosphoesterase — translation MSFFLTAFVLIILDTITVRGIKYIFPNFWIRHKSGIKTFFILQVIFFLFFLMGGFFLQEHTRDYRVFTVYYYLFGLMVALYSPKTIFAISLVLDIIISRTGNKKRRSRNLSPKNPSHILAKCGMVTGVCMTLIIVWGILFGRYNYDVHHVQITFDDLPVKFDGFKIAQISDVHAGSSAGMIHRFQKAVDLINQQAPDIIVFTGDMVNNFAEETYPLIPVFSGLKASGGKYAVMGNHDYGMYYKWKTPAEEKANIQNTEQAITSMGFDLLNNRSVVIEKDSLNRIAVVGIENWGIRDRHPKLGDIDIATDSVKDIPFKILLSHDPSFWAEKIKGKTDIPLTLSGHTHGMQIGARFGKRRFSPARMQYEYWAGLYQVNRQYLYVNRGLGVIAFPGRIGMPPEITILELKRKD, via the coding sequence ATGAGTTTCTTTTTAACTGCTTTTGTCCTCATCATACTTGATACCATCACGGTCCGGGGAATAAAATATATTTTCCCTAATTTCTGGATACGTCACAAGTCAGGAATAAAAACATTCTTTATCCTACAGGTAATATTCTTCCTTTTCTTTCTTATGGGGGGATTCTTTTTGCAGGAACATACCCGCGATTACAGGGTATTTACCGTATATTATTACCTCTTTGGATTAATGGTCGCACTTTATTCGCCAAAAACGATATTTGCCATCTCATTGGTTTTAGATATCATCATTTCCAGAACCGGTAATAAGAAACGGCGTTCCCGGAATTTGTCCCCCAAAAATCCAAGCCATATCCTGGCAAAATGCGGAATGGTGACAGGTGTGTGTATGACGCTTATCATCGTTTGGGGAATTTTATTTGGACGTTATAATTATGATGTTCATCATGTTCAGATCACATTTGACGATTTGCCTGTAAAATTTGACGGATTTAAAATTGCACAGATATCCGATGTACATGCAGGTAGTTCGGCCGGAATGATCCACCGGTTTCAAAAAGCGGTCGATCTGATCAACCAACAGGCTCCTGACATAATTGTATTTACTGGTGATATGGTCAACAACTTTGCGGAAGAAACTTATCCGTTGATCCCTGTTTTTTCGGGATTAAAAGCTTCCGGCGGGAAATATGCCGTAATGGGGAATCATGATTACGGTATGTATTATAAGTGGAAAACACCTGCTGAAGAAAAAGCCAATATACAAAATACAGAGCAGGCAATTACCTCAATGGGGTTTGATTTATTAAACAACAGATCTGTCGTTATTGAAAAGGATTCACTTAACCGTATTGCCGTTGTCGGTATTGAGAATTGGGGTATACGCGACCGGCATCCTAAATTGGGAGATATTGATATAGCTACAGATTCTGTTAAAGATATTCCTTTCAAAATATTACTTTCCCATGACCCTTCATTCTGGGCCGAAAAAATAAAAGGGAAAACAGATATCCCTCTTACACTTTCCGGTCATACCCACGGGATGCAGATTGGCGCCAGATTTGGAAAAAGACGTTTCAGTCCTGCACGGATGCAATATGAGTATTGGGCAGGTTTATATCAGGTAAACCGGCAATATTTATATGTAAACCGGGGATTGGGAGTCATTGCCTTTCCGGGAAGGATAGGGATGCCGCCTGAAATCACCATCCTTGAATTAAAACGAAAGGACTAA
- the upp gene encoding uracil phosphoribosyltransferase translates to MITVLNKNNSLFNTFLSETRDEHIQKDSFRFRRNLERMGSIMAYEISKKMDYNTHQVSTPLGIAEEQTIASPPVVISVLRGGVPIHQGILNFFDSATGGFISIRRDHDKQGNLQISIEYVSCPSIDGKEVILCDAMIASGASMSLTYQTLLSLGTPRHVHLISIIASREGLDNLRKRISPENTSVWLGAIDDELTVKSYIVPGLGDVGDLAFGENLAQHAE, encoded by the coding sequence ATGATTACCGTTTTAAATAAGAATAATTCACTTTTTAATACGTTTCTATCCGAAACCAGGGACGAACATATCCAAAAAGATAGCTTTCGTTTTCGAAGAAACCTGGAACGGATGGGGTCCATCATGGCTTATGAAATAAGCAAAAAGATGGATTACAATACACATCAGGTATCCACTCCTTTAGGTATTGCCGAGGAGCAAACCATAGCTTCTCCGCCCGTTGTTATATCCGTATTGCGGGGCGGTGTTCCGATACACCAGGGCATCCTTAATTTTTTTGACAGCGCTACGGGAGGGTTTATTTCCATCCGGCGGGATCACGACAAACAAGGTAATTTACAGATAAGTATAGAATACGTATCATGCCCTTCAATTGATGGAAAGGAAGTGATCTTATGTGATGCCATGATTGCTTCCGGAGCATCCATGTCGTTGACATACCAGACATTATTGTCCCTGGGGACTCCCAGGCATGTTCATTTGATCTCCATAATTGCTAGCAGGGAGGGTCTTGATAATCTACGGAAGCGGATTTCACCTGAAAACACCTCTGTCTGGCTTGGAGCAATCGATGACGAACTAACCGTGAAATCATATATAGTCCCTGGATTAGGGGATGTCGGAGATCTTGCATTCGGAGAGAACCTGGCACAACATGCAGAATAA
- a CDS encoding DUF4254 domain-containing protein: protein MKTFSQLSNQIFNESIDQYHIHDDVDTEIQNPYALKSIEYYLFLKNWIDTVQWHLEDIIRDPGIDPVEALKIKRRIDRSNQDRTDLVELIDSYFLDQYKEVVILPEATINTESPAWAIDRLSILALKIYHMLQEVNRPEASPEHVAQCQQKLNILNEQQKDLSTAIDTLLADIKSGRKYMKVYKQMKMYNDPELNPVLYSGAK from the coding sequence ATGAAGACATTCAGTCAATTGTCCAATCAAATTTTTAACGAAAGTATCGATCAGTATCATATTCATGATGATGTAGATACTGAAATACAAAATCCATATGCGCTCAAAAGCATAGAATATTATTTATTTTTAAAAAACTGGATAGATACAGTCCAATGGCATTTAGAAGATATCATCCGCGATCCGGGAATTGATCCTGTGGAAGCCTTAAAAATCAAACGCCGCATCGACCGGTCCAACCAGGATCGAACAGATCTGGTAGAATTAATCGACAGCTATTTTCTTGATCAATATAAAGAAGTGGTTATTCTTCCTGAAGCAACCATTAATACTGAAAGTCCGGCCTGGGCCATTGACCGGCTATCTATCCTGGCCCTGAAAATATATCATATGCTACAGGAAGTGAACCGTCCTGAAGCGTCGCCTGAACATGTAGCACAATGCCAGCAAAAGCTGAATATCCTTAATGAGCAACAGAAAGATTTGTCAACAGCCATTGATACCCTTTTGGCAGATATCAAATCCGGAAGAAAATACATGAAAGTGTATAAACAGATGAAAATGTACAACGATCCTGAACTGAATCCGGTATTGTATTCTGGTGCCAAATAA